One Coccinella septempunctata chromosome X, icCocSept1.1, whole genome shotgun sequence genomic window carries:
- the LOC123322383 gene encoding uncharacterized protein LOC123322383 — MTKIIVLLQLFTFQVLLQAHQYEINPIKSSSGLLYHNLGKAQISNEKYIILTYHNLTHFKYQVVQILGFYSNSINLCDIAMAEHLSNDCKNQLSYVKTKVTIIEEIYNIISHQINMPRKKRGLFNGVGTAIKWLTGNPDSEDAQFYSDAINQIINNEKQTDVLMQQQVSILSSTISNFNNSFYKMNENIGILNKNLKEFNQFSKDLNNIQHAYEIESQISNHLILLIEMTDELLFNLQNYVNDVSLIQHGIINYRILPPEALYRELLKISTNISLPIPLSIENVYYYYKIMNLKSFIKNSLLTIAFEIPISSSQDLDLYQLFSLPHPHSEDNSLFSYIEPSKPFLLISPMRTSYLLADKLENCIEYHPREWICNQMPTMKKIDSSCEVQLLMKIFNKIPDSCMKRNIIADAEIWHKTDVNEWLFSLSNPTRISIICGEESLKQEIIEKMGILKLNSHCKAFTDRTSLETSAVLASLNSSYEIPSSSIIQDDCCQKLKRNLTVHAIHMEPIKLTSVNLHELKYAQHKLAEFDEQLQQQLNRPFIIQHSSWVTTALSITCGTILLIVLYNFMKWCGCFKNSPKNLLLYQRA; from the coding sequence ATGACGAAAATAATTGTTCTCCTCCAGTTATTCACTTTCCAAGTCCTTCTTCAAGCACATCAGTATGAAATCAATCCTATCAAATCATCCTCCGGTTTACTATATCATAATCTTGGTAAGGCACAAATatcaaacgaaaaatatataattcttACATATCATAACTTAACTCATTTCAAATAtcaagtcgtacaaatattaggTTTTTACTCAAACTCTATTAATCTATGTGATATCGCAATGGCAGAGCATCTTTCTAATGACTGTAAAAATCAATTAAGTTACGTGAAAACCAAAGTTACAATAATTGAGGaaatttataatattatatCTCATCAAATTAATATGCCAAGAAAGAAACGTGGCTTATTTAACGGCGTCGGGACGGCTATTAAATGGTTAACTGGTAACCCAGATTCAGAAGACGCTCAATTTTATTCAGATGCAATAAATCAAATCATAAATAACGAAAAACAAACTGATGTTCTTATGCAGCAACAAGTATCAATTCTTTCATCTACTATTtctaatttcaataattcattttataaaatgaacGAAAACATAGGAATCTTAAATAAGAACTTAAAAGAATTTAATCAGTTCTCGAAGGATcttaataatattcaacatgCGTATGAAATAGAATCTCAAATTTCAAATCATCTTATACTGCTCATTGAAATGACTGATGAACTCCTATTCAATTTGCAAAATTACGTGAATGATGTTTCACTTATACAGCATGGAATAATAAATTATAGAATTTTGCCTCCAGAAGCACTTTATCGAGAACTTCTAAAAATCTCTACTAATATTTCTCTTCCTATTCCTTTGAGTATCGAAAATGTTTATTACTACTATAAAATCATGAACTTGAaatctttcataaaaaatagcTTACTAACAATTGCATTCGAAATACCTATTTCTTCCTCACAAGACCTCGATCTTTATCAACTATTCTCCTTACCACACCCTCATTCTGAAGATAATAGTTTATTCTCTTATATCGAGCCATCCAAACCCTTCCTACTAATTTCACCTATGAGAACAAGTTATTTGTTGGCTGATAAATTGGAAAATTGTATTGAATACCATCCGAGAGAGTGGATTTGCAATCAGATGCCAACCATGAAGAAAATCGACTCTTCCTGTGAAGTACAACTGCTAATGAAAATCTTCAACAAGATTCCCGACTCCTGCATGAAAAGAAATATCATAGCCGATGCTGAAATCTGGCACAAGACCGACGTTAATGAATGGCTGTTCTCCCTATCCAATCCAACTCGAATCTCTATCATCTGTGGTGAAGAATCCTTAAAGCAAGAAATCATCGAGAAGATGGGTATTCTAAAGCTCAACTCACACTGCAAGGCATTTACTGATCGTACAAGTCTAGAAACCAGCGCAGTACTAGCTTCCCTAAACTCAAGTTATGAAATTCCATCTTCAAGTATAATACAGGACGATTGTTGccagaaattaaagagaaatcTCACTGTCCACGCAATTCATATGGAACCAATAAAATTAACAAGTGTCAACCTCCACGAACTCAAGTATGCTCAACACAAGCTAGCAGAATTCGATGAACAACTCCAACAACAACTGAATAGGCCTTTCATCATCCAACACTCTTCGTGGGTAACAACAGCCCTATCAATTACATGTGGTACCATTTTGCTCATTGTCCTctacaattttatgaaatggtgtGGATGTTTCAAAAATTCTCCGAAGAATCTTCTGTTGTACCAAAGAGCCTAG
- the LOC123321998 gene encoding uncharacterized protein LOC123321998 produces the protein MGHHSMVISKRKADVDRKERADRRKTRKLEERVEIEDLSVQEEIIEQQEEDSDQQQNTGVSTQTELTMNELEMKFEQLGFAAKKLAEMEKKLKIHRMVLWKMKKMKKSGNTSRDFHIFL, from the exons ATGGGACATCATTCAATGGTCATCAGCAAAAGAAAAGCAGATGTCGACAGAAAAGAAAGAGCAGATAGAAGAAAGACACGTAAATTAGAA GAACGAGTAGAGATAGAAGATTTAAGCGTTCAGGAAGAAATTATAGAGCAACAGGAAGAAGATTCAGATCAACAGCAGAACACTGGCGTCTCAACACAAACAGAGTTGACGATGAATGAACTAGAGATGAAATTTGAGCAGCTTGGTTTTGCTGCTAAGAAACTAgcagaaatggaaaaaaaattgaaaattcaccGTATGGTCTTATGgaagatgaaaaaaatgaagaaaagtgGAAATACTTCACGGGATTTccatatatttttataa
- the LOC123321995 gene encoding uncharacterized protein LOC123321995, with the protein MESEYLKLLSRENPVVAERYRSKLAIINDLDPFSLEDQDLDHSSDNLQSVGFLDIAAYLTLSHSFYTNQQMKAYKSLQAYKYFEAGFVLKAGTKYINNLCILVGKVKHSQRANEKCLDVWIILQKDGSVLTAHCTCMAGSAEVCSHVGALLFAAEFAFRSKEEGVSSTDTLCTWNMPSASTTVPVLRVREINWGRTSVSNSYPGMKNIAPLTKEEKCNILKEISDLGLSSAMMRVVEPFATKISEQTKESSIAFVFDVFDEANINKSHIAYEDVKNNRF; encoded by the exons ATGGAGAGTGAATACCTTAAATTATTATCAAGGGAAAATCCAGTTGTTGCTGAAAG ATATCGTTCGAAACTGGCGATCATAAATGATTTAGATCCTTTTTCATTGGAAGACCAGGACTTGGATCACTCGTCGGATAATCTTCAATCTGTAGGATTTTTGGATATTGCTGCATATCTGACATTAAGCCATAGTTTTTATACCAACCAACAGATGAAGGCTTATAAAAGTTTGCAGGCCTATAAATACTTCGAGGCGGGCTTTGTATTGAAGGCAGGAACGAAGTATATTAACAATTTGTGTATTCTTGTTGGAAAG GTGAAGCATTCGCAAAGAGCTAATGAAAAATGTTTAGATGTATGGATAATCCTTCAAAAAGATGGATCTGTGCTAACAGCCCATTGCACATGCATGGCTGGCAGTGCTGAAGTATGTAGCCATGTCGGAGCATTATTGTTTGCAGCTGAGTTTGCATTCAGATCTAAAGAAGAAGGTGTTTCAAGTACAGATACCTTGTGCACATGGAATATGCCCTCAGCTTCTACAACTGTGCCTGTTCTACGTGTCAGGGAAATAAACTGGGGAAGGACATCTGTGAGTAATTCATATCCTGGCATGAAGAATATTGCACCATTAACAAAAGAAGAGAAGTGCAATATTTTAAAGGAAATTTCTGACTTAGGTCTCAGTTCTGCAATGATGAGAGTGGTAGAACCATTCGCAACAAAAATTTCTGAGCAGACAAAAGAGTCCTCTATTGCCTTCGTATTCGATGTTTTTGATGAGGCAAATATAAATAAGAGCCACATAGCTTATGAAGATGTCAAAAACAATCGTTTTTAA
- the LOC123321989 gene encoding uncharacterized protein LOC123321989, translating to MDIIKILPLTTLLLMTQGLATEYKVTPIPSSSGIIFHNLGLAKISNEHFTLLSYINLTHIEEKVQVIKDFYSITLSTCHIAINDQLANECFNQMKYIQKKLETIQKSFNIITHKINVISRRKRRGLMNAVGTGIKWLFGNPDSDDAQFYSDSINSLINNEKQTEVLMQQQVNVISDTITNFNNSLTRMNENINILNKNLKSFNKFQQDMITSKNSFEVEIGLSNHIILLIEMTDELTNQLNEYVNDISLISNNIISYNILPPETLYSELHKISTKQDLPLPLSVENIFIFYKLLEMKSFINKGLLVLSFNVPIVTKGKYEIYEILSAPVPHHEDPMLFSYIEPSTPYIVISREKTNYFNLNTLDKCFETLPNNYLCRHLYTMRKTNNNNQCEIILFNERVDVIPKTCKIHNFIAELEIWHKLRNNQWFYSLSYPTQLSIVCDDKSTRVEQISQIGLFELNPKCKAFTKTVILEVQGQIGISELMNILPFTDINEDDCCKNLKKNLTRSSKIRTIKIEQFRS from the coding sequence atggaCATAATCAAGATATTACCATTAACGACCCTTCTATTGATGACCCAGGGCCTAGCAACCGAATATAAAGTAACTCCAATTCCTTCATCCTCAGGAATCATATTTCATAACTTAGGCTTAGCAAAAATATCTAATGAACATTTCACTCTTTTATCCTATATTAACCTTACACATATAGAGGAGAAAGTACAAGTAATTAAAGATTTTTATTCAATAACACTCAGTACGTGTCACATCGCAATTAACGATCAATTGGCTAATGAATGTTttaatcaaatgaaatatattcaaaaaaagttggaaactattcaaaaatcattcaatataATTACTCATAAAATCAATGTTAtatctagaagaaaacgaagagGATTAATGAATGCCGTTGGCACGGGAATTAAATGGTTATTTGGAAACCCAGACAGTGACGATGCACAATTTTATTCTGATTCCATAAACTCGTtaattaataatgaaaaacaaaccGAAGTTTTAATGCAACAGCAAGTTAATGTTATTTCCGATACCataacaaatttcaataattcactcactagaatgaatgaaaatattaatattctgaataaaaatttgaaaagtttcaataaatttcaacaagataTGATAACTAGTAAAAACAGTTTTGAAGTCGAAATAGGATTATCCAACCACATTATTTTACTTATCGAAATGACAGATGAGTTAACCAATCAGTTGAATGAATACGTGAATGATATTTctcttatttcaaataatatcatCAGTTACAATATTTTACCACCAGAAACTCTTTATTCCGAATTGCATAAAATTTCTACGAAGCAAGACCTCCCATTGCCATTGagcgttgaaaatatttttatctttTACAAATTGCTAGAAATGAAATCATTCATTAACAAAGGATTATTAGTATTATCGTTCAATGTTCCGATTGTTACTAaaggaaaatatgaaatttatgaaatattatcAGCACCAGTACCTCATCATGAAGATCCAATGTTATTTTCATATATTGAACCAAGTACACCTTATATTGTGATTTCGAGAGAAAAAACCAATTActttaatttgaatactttagaTAAATGTTTCGAAACACttccaaataattatttgtgCAGACATTTATATACTATGAGGAAGACAAACAACAATAATCAATGtgaaataatattattcaaTGAAAGAGTTGATGTTATTCCGAAAACTTGCAAAATCCATAATTTCATTGCAGAACTAGAAATTTGGCATAAATTAAGAAATAATCAATGGTTTTATAGTTTATCTTATCCAACACAACTATCAATTGTGTGCGATGATAAATCCACAAGAGTTGAACAAATCTCTCAAATAGGCTTATTTGAATTAAATCCAAAGTGTAAAGCATTTACAAAAACAGTAATTCTAGAAGTTCAAGGACAAATTGGCATAAGTGAACTGATGAATATTTTGCCATTCACAGATATTAATGAAGACGATTGTTGTAAAAACTTAAAGAAAAATCTCACTAGAAGCAGTAAAATTAGAACCATTAAAATTGAGCAATTTAGATCTTAG
- the LOC123322384 gene encoding uncharacterized protein K02A2.6-like, translating to MFVKSCKICEKFARKNPKQPLLQYPLPQRPWERVGTDIFTYGNQSYLVLFAAYSNWLEILPITDKSAHAAIKVMRPIFARFGSPEFLVADNVPFNSWQFRNFADSWNFKILFRSPHFARSNGLAEKAVSIAKNILKKTEGKDSIEGIDSALLTYRNAPLKYMDYSPAQLLFSRRCKTKVPISDRLLHPELCKNVFEKLKKKREINLFNFNKNCGKDLPPIDRDADVTVYNHHHKTWEPGIVINKHGAPRSYIIEDKFGNSIRRNRHDIRLSNNPYMAQHTQDFTDVLNENLPNQEPCKTASCSNHSSVNNNLSFDVSFDTSVGLPSNSDNTLRVTRSGRTVKRPDRLNL from the coding sequence ATGTTTGTGAAGTCGTGTAAGATTTGTGAAAAATTCGCTCGTAAAAATCCAAAACAGCCCTTGTTACAATATCCGTTACCGCAAAGACCCTGGGAACGTGTAGGTACTGATATATTTACGTATGGTAACCAAAGTTATCTGGTACTATTTGCTGCATACTCAAATTGGTTGGAAATATTGCCAATAACTGATAAAAGCGCTCATGCTGCTATCAAAGTGATGAGACCTATATTTGCAAGGTTTGGTTCCCCAGAGTTTTTGGTGGCAGATAATGTACCATTTAATAGTTGGCAGTTCAGAAATTTTGCTGATTCCTGGAACTTCAAAATACTGTTCAGAAGTCCACATTTTGCCCGCTCAAACGGTTTAGCAGAAAAGGCTGTATCAATTGCGAaaaatattcttaaaaaaacGGAAGGTAAAGATAGTATAGAGGGTATTGATAGCGCTCTGTTGACTTATAGAAATGCTCCACTCAAATATATGGACTACTCCCCAGCGCAATTATTGTTTAGCCGTAGGTGCAAAACAAAGGTGCCTATTTCTGACAGGTTGCTGCATCCTGAGTTGtgtaaaaatgtttttgaaaaattaaagaaaaagaggGAAATTaatcttttcaatttcaataaaaattgtgGTAAAGATTTGCCTCCAATTGATAGAGATGCTGATGTTACTGTTTATAATCATCATCATAAGACATGGGAACCAGGAATTGTAATAAATAAACATGGGGCTCCTAGGTCTTACATAATTGAGGATAAGTTTGGAAATAGCATAAGACGAAATCGTCATGATATAAGGCTATCTAATAACCCttacatggcacaacatactcaGGATTTCACTGATGTCTTAAATGAAAATTTGCCCAATCAAGAGCCTTGTAAAACAGCAAGTTGTTCTAATCATTCATCAGTAAATAACAATTTGAGTTTTGATGTATCATTTGATACTAGTGTTGGGTTACCTAGTAATAGTGATAATACTTTAAGAGTTACCCGTTCAGGTCGTACTGTTAAAAGACCTGATAGACTTAATCTTTAA